In one window of Nakamurella alba DNA:
- a CDS encoding DUF58 domain-containing protein translates to MRPAGTGGDRRKGSGSGGGRPPLDAAGITPGSGPGGSAVSPLAPSTADPARLDAALATLEITVRRRLDGLLQGNHLGLVPGPGSEPGDARPYYPGDDVRRMDWSVTARTTEAHIRQTVADRELETWIVADLSGSLDFGTAGCEKRDLVVAAAAAIGHLTRGGGNRLGAIIATGDGTTRVPARGGAAHLQALLRTLASTPRSEVGSRGDLQGAIEQLRRPPRRRGLAVVISDFLGEMEPSEHRRSERGTSGERGAERGGNRPFGGEMEPSEHRRSERGTSGDRGAERGGNRPFSAEAEDGKPTWERSLRALSGRHDLLAVEVLDPRDVELPAVGTVTLVDPESGRTKEVQTTGALRASFAEAASAHREQVAAALRRAGAAQLTLRTDRDWVADVLRFVLSRKRGWSGNGTSGSGGNGPGRGDRQRPAAVPGGTR, encoded by the coding sequence ATGCGTCCGGCCGGCACCGGCGGCGACCGGAGGAAGGGCAGCGGGTCCGGCGGTGGACGCCCGCCGCTGGACGCCGCGGGCATCACCCCGGGCAGCGGTCCGGGCGGGTCGGCGGTCTCCCCGCTGGCCCCGTCGACCGCAGACCCGGCGCGGCTCGACGCCGCACTGGCGACACTGGAGATCACCGTCCGGCGGAGGCTCGACGGCCTGCTGCAGGGCAACCACCTCGGCCTGGTGCCCGGGCCGGGGTCGGAGCCGGGGGACGCCCGGCCCTACTACCCGGGCGACGACGTGCGGCGGATGGACTGGTCCGTCACCGCCCGCACCACCGAGGCGCACATCCGACAGACCGTCGCGGACCGGGAACTCGAGACCTGGATCGTCGCCGATCTCTCCGGATCCCTCGACTTCGGTACCGCCGGCTGCGAGAAGCGGGACCTGGTGGTCGCCGCGGCGGCGGCGATCGGCCATCTCACCCGCGGTGGCGGCAACCGCCTCGGCGCGATCATCGCCACCGGCGACGGCACCACCCGGGTGCCGGCCCGCGGCGGCGCCGCGCACCTGCAGGCGCTACTGCGCACTCTCGCTTCGACTCCGCGGTCCGAGGTGGGGTCGCGCGGGGACCTGCAGGGTGCGATCGAACAGCTCCGCCGCCCGCCCCGGCGCCGGGGATTGGCGGTGGTCATCTCGGATTTTCTGGGGGAGATGGAGCCGAGTGAGCATCGCAGGTCGGAGCGAGGGACGAGCGGAGAGCGAGGAGCGGAGCGAGGCGGGAATCGACCATTCGGCGGGGAGATGGAGCCGAGTGAGCATCGCAGGTCGGAGCGAGGGACGAGCGGAGACCGAGGAGCGGAGCGAGGCGGGAATCGACCGTTCAGCGCCGAGGCCGAAGATGGCAAGCCGACCTGGGAGCGGTCGCTCCGTGCCCTGTCCGGACGCCACGACCTGCTCGCGGTCGAGGTGCTGGACCCACGGGACGTCGAACTGCCGGCCGTCGGCACGGTCACCCTGGTGGATCCGGAGTCCGGTCGTACCAAGGAGGTGCAGACCACCGGCGCGCTCCGTGCGTCGTTCGCGGAGGCCGCATCGGCGCACCGGGAGCAGGTCGCCGCTGCGCTGCGTCGCGCCGGCGCGGCCCAGTTGACGCTGCGGACCGACCGGGACTGGGTCGCGGACGTGCTGCGGTTCGTGCTCTCCCGCAAACGCGGCTGGTCCGGCAACGGCACCAGCGGATCGGGCGGCAACGGACCCGGCCGTGGGGACCGGCAGCGGCCCGCAGCGGTGCCCGGGGGTACGCGATGA
- a CDS encoding excalibur calcium-binding domain-containing protein yields MSTTGRRRIATTLGVMGSVLALMFSSAVAYADPVNPSDDDIAGAEAGADSAAAEVGRLAGQVTKTEGDIERLQIDMQLKSELVKKAIIDVEVADMEADQAKDAATAAAADAENADDAITAAESAAADFAAASYRQGSVLGSVTAFLDAGSLTDVLSREQLISDISDAQLDVIGKLKQARTTKVNLDSDARLAQQQAEAAAARAVQAKTDSQVAQKEASDALTAGQAQLDTLQVQLNEQQAAWEQALSQVSELKEQRATYEAWLAAKKAEEERQRKAAEAAAKKAAAEKAAAEKAAAEEAARVKAAAEKAAKDKAEAERKAAAELAAKKAAEKRALEAKTTAEKNAAIKAAQEAQARLATEQAKAKAAAEAAAQVYYVNCAEVEAAGKSPLRQGQPGYRVALDRNANGVACEVLADSTDFWGGSTGSGTGGSGGVSTGGGTTPTTPAAPTTPSTPTVYYASCAEAEIQGSIPIKKGEPGYRKGLDRNNNGIACETLSDSSSQYGGGSGGSGSGSGGSTGGSTAPIGGQGSNTGSTVDYGSPSCRGCTGSTAPGAWTAAKGQAAVAAALSWVGTPYSWGGGNTKGPTTGICGGGNAWNDCNIVGFDCSGLTSYAWAQVGISIPAYSVYQYPLGQHPSQSNLMPGDLLFYARNTNDPSSIYHVAMYIGNNEMVEAPYSGAYVQRVPAKINSNLIGFTRPGT; encoded by the coding sequence GTGTCGACCACCGGTCGCCGACGCATCGCCACCACCCTGGGGGTGATGGGCAGTGTGCTGGCATTGATGTTCTCCTCCGCCGTCGCCTACGCGGATCCGGTCAATCCCTCCGACGACGACATCGCCGGCGCCGAGGCAGGCGCCGACTCGGCTGCGGCCGAGGTCGGTCGTCTCGCCGGCCAGGTCACCAAGACCGAGGGCGACATCGAGCGGCTGCAGATCGACATGCAGCTCAAGAGCGAGCTGGTCAAGAAGGCCATCATCGACGTCGAGGTCGCCGACATGGAGGCCGACCAGGCGAAGGACGCCGCCACCGCCGCTGCGGCCGACGCCGAGAACGCCGACGACGCCATCACGGCCGCCGAGTCCGCCGCGGCCGATTTCGCCGCCGCGTCCTACCGCCAGGGCAGCGTGCTCGGCTCGGTCACCGCCTTCCTGGACGCCGGCAGCCTCACCGACGTGCTGTCCCGCGAGCAGCTGATCAGCGACATCTCCGATGCCCAGCTCGATGTCATCGGCAAGCTGAAGCAGGCCCGCACCACCAAGGTCAACCTCGACTCCGATGCCCGGCTCGCCCAGCAGCAGGCCGAGGCCGCCGCGGCTCGCGCCGTGCAGGCGAAGACCGATTCGCAGGTCGCGCAGAAGGAGGCCTCGGACGCCCTGACCGCCGGCCAGGCACAGCTCGACACCCTGCAGGTGCAGCTCAACGAGCAGCAGGCCGCGTGGGAGCAGGCGCTCAGCCAGGTCAGCGAACTCAAGGAGCAGCGCGCCACCTACGAGGCGTGGCTGGCCGCGAAGAAGGCCGAGGAGGAGCGTCAGCGCAAGGCCGCCGAGGCCGCTGCGAAGAAGGCTGCGGCCGAGAAGGCGGCCGCCGAGAAGGCCGCCGCCGAGGAGGCTGCGCGGGTCAAGGCCGCGGCCGAGAAGGCGGCGAAGGACAAGGCCGAGGCCGAGCGCAAGGCCGCCGCGGAACTCGCCGCCAAGAAGGCCGCCGAGAAGCGTGCCCTGGAGGCGAAGACCACCGCCGAGAAGAACGCGGCGATCAAGGCCGCCCAGGAGGCCCAGGCCCGGCTCGCCACGGAGCAGGCGAAGGCGAAGGCAGCCGCGGAGGCCGCCGCGCAGGTCTACTACGTCAACTGTGCCGAGGTGGAGGCGGCCGGCAAGTCGCCGCTGCGCCAGGGCCAGCCCGGCTACCGGGTCGCCCTGGACCGCAACGCCAACGGCGTCGCGTGCGAGGTGCTCGCCGACTCCACCGACTTCTGGGGCGGCTCGACCGGCTCCGGCACCGGCGGCTCCGGCGGCGTGAGCACCGGTGGCGGGACCACGCCGACGACCCCCGCAGCGCCGACGACCCCCAGCACCCCGACCGTCTACTACGCCAGCTGCGCCGAGGCGGAGATCCAGGGCAGCATCCCGATCAAGAAGGGCGAGCCGGGCTACCGGAAGGGCTTGGACCGCAACAACAACGGGATCGCCTGCGAGACGCTGTCCGACTCCTCGTCGCAGTACGGCGGCGGATCCGGCGGGTCCGGATCTGGCTCCGGCGGATCGACCGGCGGCAGCACCGCGCCGATCGGTGGCCAGGGATCCAACACCGGCTCCACCGTCGACTACGGCTCGCCGTCCTGCCGCGGCTGCACCGGCAGCACCGCGCCGGGCGCCTGGACAGCGGCCAAGGGTCAGGCCGCCGTGGCCGCGGCGCTGAGCTGGGTGGGCACCCCGTACTCGTGGGGCGGCGGCAACACCAAGGGCCCGACCACCGGCATCTGCGGTGGCGGCAACGCCTGGAACGACTGCAACATCGTCGGCTTCGACTGCTCGGGCCTGACCAGCTACGCCTGGGCCCAGGTCGGTATCTCGATCCCGGCGTACTCGGTCTACCAGTACCCGCTCGGCCAGCACCCGTCGCAGAGCAACCTGATGCCCGGCGACCTGCTGTTCTACGCCCGCAACACCAACGACCCGAGCAGCATCTACCACGTGGCGATGTACATCGGGAACAACGAGATGGTCGAGGCCCCGTACTCCGGTGCCTACGTCCAGCGGGTGCCGGCGAAGATCAACAGCAACCTCATCGGCTTCACCCGCCCGGGCACCTGA
- a CDS encoding SDR family NAD(P)-dependent oxidoreductase → MTEQHSDGTAVVTGGGRGIGRAIAERLAVDHAAVVIVEFDGAAASWAIGDPRIRVVGGSAADDEVLERAVGEAVAVGPLTGWVNNAAVFRDVDLLDGSAAFGDAVLTNLLPVIAGTRAAVRAFTSAGTAGSIVNLSSHQAQRAVRGAAAYATAKAAIEGLTRAAAVDHGPNGIRVNAVAPGSIRTTRHDELLERLGPAGASRVDADIARLHPLGRIGTTTEVADLVAFLLSPAAGFVSGAVIPVDGGRAALGLDPEAL, encoded by the coding sequence ATGACGGAGCAGCACTCCGACGGGACGGCCGTGGTCACCGGCGGGGGTCGCGGGATCGGACGGGCGATCGCCGAGCGGCTCGCCGTCGACCACGCTGCCGTGGTGATCGTCGAGTTCGACGGCGCCGCCGCATCGTGGGCGATCGGGGACCCGCGAATCCGGGTGGTCGGGGGCTCGGCCGCGGACGACGAGGTGCTCGAGCGGGCCGTCGGCGAGGCCGTCGCAGTCGGACCGCTGACCGGGTGGGTGAACAATGCCGCGGTGTTCCGCGACGTCGACCTGCTCGACGGGTCCGCAGCATTCGGCGATGCCGTGCTGACCAACCTGCTCCCGGTGATCGCCGGCACCCGCGCCGCGGTCCGCGCCTTCACCTCCGCCGGCACCGCCGGATCCATCGTCAACCTGTCCTCCCATCAGGCGCAGCGCGCGGTCCGCGGGGCTGCCGCCTACGCCACGGCGAAGGCCGCGATCGAAGGGCTGACCCGGGCCGCCGCCGTCGATCACGGCCCGAACGGCATCCGGGTCAACGCCGTCGCCCCGGGCTCGATCCGCACGACGCGGCACGACGAGCTTCTCGAGCGGCTCGGACCGGCCGGCGCGTCCCGGGTGGACGCGGACATCGCCCGGCTGCACCCGCTGGGCCGGATCGGCACCACCACAGAGGTCGCCGACCTCGTCGCCTTCCTGCTCTCCCCCGCCGCCGGATTCGTCAGCGGCGCGGTGATCCCGGTGGACGGCGGGCGGGCGGCGCTCGGGTTGGACCCCGAGGCGCTCTGA
- a CDS encoding AAA family ATPase — translation MAPVGPHGSGGPADRPGPARDAALLERTVFEVKRVIVGQDRLVERMLVGLLAKGHLLIEGVPGVAKTLAVETFSRVVGGTFNRIQFTPDLVPADLLGTRIYRAGREEFDTELGPVVANFVLTDEINRAPAKVQSALLEVMAERHVSIGGTTYPMPEPFLVLATQNPIENEGVYPLPEAQRDRFLFKLMVSYPEPEEEREIIYRMGVTPPVAQQVLPITELARLQSVAANVFVHHALVDYVVRLVYATRRPAEHGLQDVASWLSYGASPRASLGIIAASRALALVRGRDFVVPQDVIDVAPDVLRHRLVLSYDALADGVPVEEILTRLLRAIPLPHVSPYLHGGAA, via the coding sequence GTGGCTCCGGTCGGCCCCCACGGCTCGGGCGGCCCCGCCGACCGCCCCGGTCCCGCCCGCGATGCCGCGCTGCTGGAACGCACCGTCTTCGAGGTGAAGCGGGTCATCGTCGGCCAGGACCGGCTCGTGGAGCGGATGCTGGTCGGCCTGCTCGCCAAGGGCCACCTGCTGATCGAGGGTGTGCCGGGCGTGGCGAAGACCCTTGCGGTGGAGACCTTCTCGCGGGTGGTCGGCGGCACGTTCAACCGCATCCAGTTCACCCCGGACCTGGTGCCGGCCGACCTGCTCGGCACCCGCATCTACCGGGCCGGCCGCGAGGAGTTCGACACCGAGCTCGGGCCGGTGGTGGCCAACTTCGTGCTGACCGACGAGATCAACCGGGCCCCGGCGAAGGTGCAGTCGGCGCTGCTCGAGGTGATGGCCGAGCGGCACGTGTCGATCGGCGGCACCACCTACCCGATGCCGGAGCCGTTCCTGGTGCTGGCGACGCAGAACCCGATCGAGAACGAGGGCGTGTACCCGCTACCCGAGGCGCAGCGCGACCGGTTCCTGTTCAAGCTGATGGTCAGCTACCCGGAGCCGGAGGAGGAGCGCGAGATCATCTACCGGATGGGTGTGACCCCGCCGGTGGCGCAGCAGGTGCTGCCGATCACCGAGCTGGCCCGCCTGCAGTCGGTGGCCGCCAACGTCTTCGTGCACCACGCCCTGGTCGACTACGTCGTCCGGCTGGTCTACGCGACGCGGCGCCCGGCCGAGCACGGTCTGCAGGACGTCGCCTCCTGGCTCTCCTACGGTGCCTCGCCGCGAGCATCGCTTGGGATCATCGCCGCTTCCCGAGCGCTGGCGCTGGTCCGTGGCCGCGACTTCGTGGTGCCGCAGGACGTCATCGACGTCGCGCCCGATGTGCTGCGGCACCGGCTGGTGCTGTCCTACGACGCCCTGGCCGACGGTGTCCCGGTCGAGGAGATCCTGACCCGGCTGCTCCGCGCCATCCCGCTGCCGCACGTGAGCCCCTACCTGCACGGTGGCGCCGCCTGA
- the mobA gene encoding molybdenum cofactor guanylyltransferase produces the protein MTGPDVALVVAGGAGRRLGGVDKPALVVPGSVPSSLPTRSGGTARTEDDGPATDTRSTTGGHGGRTLLDIALAAVAGARIVVIGPHRDLAPTIRQVREDPPGSGPAAAVAAGVRAVPDAPDDAVVALLAADLPGVSAVVVGRLCDRLRAGAGSGVVAVDPSGRDQLLLSAFRLGALRRALDARPGWADAPLRALLEPRVTDRVAMDAASTADLDTPEDLAALDPHATRVDPRADEFTDTDPTTRRP, from the coding sequence GTGACCGGCCCCGACGTCGCCCTCGTGGTGGCGGGCGGGGCCGGTCGTCGTCTGGGTGGGGTGGACAAGCCGGCGCTGGTCGTCCCCGGCAGCGTCCCTTCGTCGTTGCCGACCCGGTCCGGCGGTACGGCGCGCACGGAGGATGACGGACCGGCCACGGACACCAGGAGCACGACCGGAGGCCACGGGGGACGGACCCTGCTGGACATCGCGCTGGCCGCGGTCGCCGGTGCCCGGATCGTGGTGATCGGGCCGCACCGCGATCTCGCGCCGACCATCCGCCAGGTGCGGGAGGATCCGCCCGGCTCCGGCCCGGCGGCGGCGGTGGCCGCGGGGGTCCGCGCGGTCCCCGACGCCCCTGACGATGCGGTGGTGGCGCTGCTGGCAGCGGATCTGCCCGGTGTCTCCGCGGTGGTGGTCGGGCGGCTCTGCGACCGGCTGCGGGCCGGTGCCGGGTCGGGAGTGGTGGCCGTTGATCCGTCCGGCCGGGACCAGTTGCTGCTGTCGGCCTTCCGGCTCGGTGCGCTGCGGCGGGCACTCGACGCCCGGCCGGGCTGGGCCGACGCCCCGCTCCGCGCGCTGTTGGAGCCGAGGGTGACCGACCGGGTGGCGATGGATGCAGCGAGCACCGCCGACCTCGACACCCCGGAGGACCTGGCCGCACTCGACCCGCACGCCACGCGCGTGGATCCGCGGGCGGACGAGTTCACCGACACGGACCCGACGACGCGACGACCATGA
- the acnA gene encoding aconitate hydratase AcnA, with product MPAASQDSFAAKKTLPVSSASGEQSYEIFSIKDVEGLENAARLPFSLKVLLENLLRTEDGANITRDHILALANWDPSAEPDTEIQFTPARVIMQDFTGVPCVVDLATMREAMADLGGDPDRINPLAPAEMVIDHSVIADVFGRADAFERNVELEYERNRERYQFLRWGQTAFDEFKVVPPGTGIVHQVNIEHLARVVMSRGGQAYPDSCVGTDSHTTMVNGIGVLGWGVGGIEAEAAMLGQPVSMLIPRVVGFKLNGQIPTGVTATDVVLTITEMLRKHGVVGKFVEFYGEGVGAVPLANRATIGNMSPEFGSTAAIFPIDDETIHYLELTGRPAEQVALVETYAKAQGLWHDPSHEPAFSEYLELDLSTVVPSIAGPKRPQDRIELSDAKSAFRKAIHDYVTLEQSAPHTALDEAVEESFPASDPVSPAATQAFADEDAAPVLVSAANGSSGRPTKPTKVNSAERGDFELDHGAVVIASITSCTNTSNPSVMLGAALLARNAVNKGLSVKPWVKTTMAPGSQVVTDYYEKAGLWPYLEKLGYHLVGYGCTTCIGNSGPLPEEISAAVNEADLTVVSVLSGNRNFEGRINPDVKMNYLASPPLVIAYALAGTMDFDFETQPLGTSEDGTEVFLKDIWPTPQEIEDTIGFAITQEMFSKDYADVFDGGERWKSLPTPTGKTFEWDADSTYVRKPPYFEGMPQEPAPVTDIAGAKVLALLGDSVTTDHISPAGAIKADTPAGKYLTEHGIERKDFNSYGSRRGNHEVMIRGTFANIRLRNQLLDAITENGVQGGYTRDFTVEGGPQAFIYDASQNYQAAGIPLVILGGKEYGSGSSRDWAAKGTALLGVKAVITESFERIHRSNLIGMGVVPLQFPAGETAKSLKLDGTETFDISGITELNEGTTPRTLKVVATKPSGEVTEFDAVVRIDTPGEADYYRNGGIMQYVLRSLLRQSS from the coding sequence GTGCCAGCCGCAAGTCAGGACAGCTTCGCCGCGAAGAAGACGCTCCCCGTGAGCTCCGCGTCCGGGGAGCAGAGTTACGAGATCTTCTCGATCAAGGACGTCGAGGGCCTGGAGAACGCCGCCCGGCTCCCGTTCTCGCTGAAGGTGCTGCTGGAGAACCTCCTGCGCACCGAGGACGGCGCGAACATCACCCGCGACCACATCCTCGCCCTGGCCAACTGGGACCCGTCCGCCGAGCCGGACACCGAGATCCAGTTCACCCCGGCCCGGGTGATCATGCAGGACTTCACCGGTGTCCCGTGCGTCGTCGACCTGGCCACCATGCGTGAGGCGATGGCCGACCTGGGCGGCGACCCGGACCGGATCAACCCGCTCGCCCCCGCCGAGATGGTCATCGACCACTCGGTGATCGCCGACGTCTTCGGCCGCGCCGACGCCTTCGAGCGCAACGTGGAGCTCGAGTACGAGCGCAACCGCGAGCGCTACCAGTTCCTGCGCTGGGGCCAGACCGCGTTCGACGAGTTCAAGGTCGTCCCGCCGGGCACCGGCATCGTCCACCAGGTCAACATCGAGCACCTGGCACGCGTCGTGATGTCCCGCGGCGGCCAGGCCTACCCGGACAGCTGCGTCGGCACCGACTCGCACACCACCATGGTCAACGGCATCGGCGTGCTGGGTTGGGGCGTCGGCGGCATCGAGGCCGAGGCCGCGATGCTCGGCCAGCCGGTCTCCATGCTGATCCCGCGGGTGGTCGGCTTCAAGCTGAACGGCCAGATCCCGACCGGCGTCACCGCCACCGACGTCGTACTGACCATCACCGAGATGCTGCGCAAGCACGGTGTTGTCGGCAAGTTCGTCGAGTTCTACGGCGAGGGTGTCGGTGCCGTCCCGCTGGCCAACCGCGCCACCATCGGCAACATGAGCCCGGAGTTCGGGTCCACCGCCGCGATCTTCCCGATCGACGACGAGACCATCCACTACCTGGAGCTGACCGGCCGCCCGGCCGAGCAGGTTGCCCTGGTCGAGACCTACGCCAAGGCACAGGGTCTCTGGCACGACCCGTCGCACGAGCCGGCCTTCTCCGAGTACCTGGAGCTGGACCTGTCGACGGTCGTGCCTTCCATCGCCGGCCCGAAGCGGCCGCAGGACCGGATCGAGCTGTCGGACGCGAAGTCGGCGTTCCGCAAGGCGATCCACGACTATGTGACCCTCGAGCAGTCGGCTCCGCACACCGCACTGGACGAGGCCGTCGAGGAGTCCTTCCCCGCCTCCGATCCGGTGTCCCCGGCCGCCACCCAGGCGTTCGCCGACGAGGACGCGGCCCCGGTCCTGGTCTCCGCCGCCAACGGCTCGTCCGGCCGGCCGACGAAGCCGACCAAGGTCAACTCCGCCGAGCGCGGCGACTTCGAGCTGGACCACGGCGCCGTGGTGATCGCCTCGATCACATCGTGCACCAACACCTCCAACCCGTCGGTGATGCTCGGTGCGGCACTGCTCGCCCGCAACGCCGTCAACAAGGGTCTGTCGGTGAAGCCGTGGGTGAAGACCACCATGGCGCCGGGATCGCAGGTGGTCACCGACTACTACGAGAAGGCCGGCCTGTGGCCGTATCTCGAGAAGCTCGGCTACCACCTGGTCGGCTACGGATGCACCACGTGCATCGGCAACTCCGGCCCGCTGCCGGAGGAGATCTCGGCCGCCGTGAACGAGGCCGACCTGACCGTCGTGTCGGTGCTGTCGGGCAACCGCAACTTCGAAGGCCGGATCAACCCGGACGTGAAGATGAACTACCTGGCGTCCCCTCCGCTGGTCATCGCCTACGCCCTGGCCGGCACCATGGACTTCGACTTCGAGACCCAGCCGCTCGGCACCTCCGAGGACGGCACCGAGGTGTTCCTCAAGGACATCTGGCCGACCCCGCAGGAGATCGAGGACACCATCGGGTTCGCGATCACCCAGGAGATGTTCTCGAAGGACTACGCGGACGTCTTCGACGGCGGCGAGCGCTGGAAGTCGCTGCCGACGCCGACCGGCAAGACCTTCGAGTGGGACGCCGACTCGACCTACGTCCGCAAGCCCCCGTACTTCGAGGGCATGCCGCAGGAGCCGGCCCCGGTGACCGACATCGCCGGCGCGAAGGTGCTTGCGCTGCTGGGTGATTCGGTGACCACCGACCACATCTCGCCGGCCGGTGCCATCAAGGCCGACACCCCGGCCGGGAAGTACCTCACCGAGCACGGCATCGAGCGCAAGGACTTCAACTCCTACGGCTCCCGCCGCGGCAACCACGAGGTGATGATCCGCGGCACGTTCGCGAACATCCGGCTGCGCAACCAGCTGCTGGACGCCATCACCGAGAACGGCGTGCAGGGCGGCTACACCCGCGACTTCACCGTCGAGGGCGGCCCGCAGGCGTTCATCTACGACGCCAGCCAGAACTACCAGGCCGCCGGCATCCCGCTGGTCATCCTGGGCGGCAAGGAGTACGGCTCCGGTTCGTCGCGTGACTGGGCGGCCAAGGGCACGGCCCTGCTGGGCGTGAAGGCGGTCATCACCGAGTCGTTCGAGCGCATCCACCGGTCGAACCTGATCGGCATGGGCGTGGTCCCGCTGCAGTTCCCGGCGGGCGAGACGGCGAAGTCGTTGAAGCTGGACGGCACGGAGACCTTCGACATCAGCGGCATCACCGAGCTGAACGAGGGCACCACGCCGCGCACGCTCAAGGTCGTCGCGACCAAGCCGTCGGGCGAGGTCACGGAGTTCGACGCCGTGGTCCGCATCGACACCCCCGGCGAGGCCGACTACTACCGCAACGGCGGCATCATGCAGTACGTGCTGCGCAGCCTGCTGCGCCAGTCCTCCTGA
- a CDS encoding VWA domain-containing protein translates to MRFAHPAWFLLGIALLAVLVGYLLALRRARRYTLRFANLELLEKVAPKRPGLARHIPVAGLMVGLILLTVALSGPTDEVKVPRNRATVMLAIDVSLSMEATDVAPNRLDAAKSAAEQFVQDLTPGVNLGLVSFAGISTVLVSPTTERAPVTAAIGALKLDERTATGEAVISCLQTIELFSRTIATADGSTEAPPARIVLMTDGKRTVGRTEEEAAQMAAAAKIPVSVIAFGTNHGTITTEGQEIPVPLDTTAMKQIAQISGGDFHTAASEEELKSVYAELGEQIGYETKDEDVSRPWMIAGTILVLLGAAAGLVFGARIP, encoded by the coding sequence ATGAGGTTCGCCCACCCCGCCTGGTTCCTGCTCGGGATCGCGCTGCTGGCCGTGCTGGTCGGCTACCTGCTCGCGCTGCGCCGGGCCCGCCGGTACACGCTGCGGTTCGCCAACCTCGAACTCCTGGAGAAGGTGGCCCCGAAACGGCCGGGTCTGGCCCGGCACATCCCGGTGGCCGGCCTGATGGTCGGCCTGATCCTGCTGACGGTGGCGCTGTCCGGGCCGACCGACGAGGTCAAGGTCCCGCGGAACCGGGCCACCGTGATGCTGGCGATCGACGTCTCGCTCTCGATGGAGGCGACGGACGTCGCACCGAACCGGTTGGACGCGGCGAAGTCGGCGGCCGAGCAGTTCGTGCAGGACCTGACGCCCGGGGTCAATCTGGGACTGGTGTCCTTCGCCGGCATCTCGACGGTGCTGGTGTCGCCGACCACCGAGCGGGCACCGGTCACCGCGGCCATCGGTGCGCTCAAGCTCGACGAGCGCACGGCCACCGGTGAGGCGGTGATCTCGTGCCTGCAGACGATCGAACTGTTCTCCCGGACCATCGCCACCGCCGACGGGTCGACCGAGGCCCCGCCGGCCCGGATCGTGCTGATGACCGACGGCAAGCGCACCGTCGGCCGGACCGAGGAGGAGGCTGCGCAGATGGCCGCCGCCGCGAAGATCCCGGTCTCGGTCATCGCCTTCGGCACCAATCACGGCACCATCACCACCGAGGGCCAGGAGATCCCGGTCCCGCTGGACACCACCGCGATGAAGCAGATCGCGCAGATCTCCGGGGGCGACTTCCACACCGCCGCCTCCGAGGAGGAGCTGAAGTCGGTCTACGCGGAGCTGGGGGAGCAGATCGGCTACGAGACCAAGGACGAGGACGTCTCCCGCCCCTGGATGATTGCCGGCACCATCCTGGTCCTGCTGGGTGCCGCCGCCGGTCTGGTGTTCGGGGCCCGGATCCCCTGA
- a CDS encoding TetR/AcrR family transcriptional regulator translates to MPRVSPDHLQARRRQILDGARAAFARHGYEGATVRLLEEEIGLSRGAIFHHFADKDALFLALAGQDAAEMARTVEREGLVRVMRELVHSPDTGRLGTQLEVSRRSRTDPVFREALAATTAQLREATRDRLRRQRAAGVLREDVDIDVLASYLELVMEGLVAHLGEGGDASRLDAVLDVVEGAVRDRSAVTP, encoded by the coding sequence GTGCCACGGGTGAGCCCGGACCACCTGCAGGCCCGGCGCCGGCAGATCCTGGACGGTGCCCGGGCGGCCTTCGCGCGCCACGGTTACGAGGGCGCCACGGTGCGCCTGTTGGAGGAGGAGATCGGCCTCTCCCGTGGCGCGATCTTCCACCACTTCGCCGACAAGGACGCCCTGTTCCTGGCTCTCGCCGGGCAGGACGCGGCGGAGATGGCCCGCACCGTCGAGCGCGAGGGCCTGGTGCGGGTGATGCGCGAGCTCGTGCACTCCCCCGACACCGGCCGGCTCGGCACCCAGCTCGAGGTGTCCCGGCGGTCGCGGACCGACCCGGTGTTCCGCGAGGCGCTCGCGGCCACCACCGCGCAGCTGCGCGAGGCCACCCGGGACCGACTGCGGCGTCAGCGTGCCGCGGGGGTGCTCCGCGAGGACGTCGACATCGACGTGCTGGCCTCGTATCTGGAGCTGGTGATGGAGGGCCTGGTGGCCCACCTCGGCGAGGGCGGCGACGCCTCCCGGCTCGACGCCGTGCTCGACGTGGTCGAGGGCGCCGTCCGCGACCGCTCCGCCGTCACCCCCTGA